A stretch of Labrus bergylta chromosome 19, fLabBer1.1, whole genome shotgun sequence DNA encodes these proteins:
- the arl4ab gene encoding ADP-ribosylation factor-like 4ab: protein MGNGLSDHHFLCLPSFQALHIVILGLDCAGKTTVLYRLRFNEFVNTVPTKGFNAEKIKVSLGSNRRTASFHFWDVGGQEKLRPLWRSYTRCADGIVFVVDSVDAERIEEAKTELHKITRLAENQGVPVLVVANKQDLRNSLSLAEMESMLALGELSTATPWHLQPACAIIGEGLHEGLEKLHAMIMKRRKTLRQQKKKR, encoded by the coding sequence ATGGGGAACGGATTATCAGACCATCACTTCCTCTGCCTGCCGTCCTTCCAGGCGCTCCACATCGTCATTCTGGGTCTGGATTGTGCAGGAAAGACCACCGTGCTGTACCGCCTGCGCTTCAATGAGTTTGTGAACACTGTCCCCACTAAAGGTTTCAACGCGGAGAAGATCAAAGTGTCGCTGGGAAGCAACAGGCGGACAGCTTCCTTCCACTTCTGGGATGTAGGAGGTCAGGAGAAGCTGCGGCCTCTGTGGCGCTCTTACACCCGCTGCGCTGACGGCATCGTGTTCGTGGTGGACTCCGTCGACGCCGAGCGCATTGAGGAGGCCAAAACGGAGCTGCACAAGATAACGCGGCTGGCGGAGAACCAGGGCGTGCCAGTGCTGGTCGTGGCAAACAAACAGGACTTGAGGAACTCCCTGAGCCTGGCGGAGATGGAGAGCATGTTGGCTCTGGGCGAGCTCAGCACGGCGACGCCCTGGCACCTTCAGCCGGCGTGTGCGATCATCGGCGAGGGTCTGCACGAGGGGCTGGAGAAGCTGCACGCCATGAtcatgaagaggagaaagacGTTGCggcaacagaagaagaagagatga